The sequence AGCCTCTAGAAGGGCAAACGAGTAGCCCCAAGCTGAAACAAGAGGAAGCTGGATAGAGAGACCAGCATTGGTGAATGAGTAGGGGGATATCTTGGGTGAGCTGATGTCCCTTTTGGGTTCGAAGTAACAACCAGAAAACTTGAAAGCCGCCGGGGTAGGGGCTAGCATGCTGGTCCATGAGCCGGGTACGGACTCGACCCAATTCCAGCAGAATATGGTATGGTCGGTAGATATCTTCACAATCTCTTCCTGTAGGCGCAGAAAGGCCTTTGTTCCTTCGCCATAGAGTAGAGGCATGTTGATACCAAAGATTCCAAGCATGCAATATGCCATGTCTTCGACCCTCGTAGTGGCACGTCGTGATAGCCACGACATCTTCTGGGCGACACTCGCACGCGTGAGAGTGGATTGATCAGTAATGAAAGGGACTTCAATTTGCGTTATGGCAGCTATCCGCTCCCCTAACGACCCCGACCTGTTGCCGATCTGCTGCCAATTTTGATCAAAGAAGATCACATCCCGTGGCGCGAGAAGCTCTTGCAAGGTCCATCCGCGCGTGAACCACCGACTTTGACAGTAGGCTTCGTAACGAACTAGACCACTGGCGGGTATGGTAGGAACATCAATGAGAAAAGCGTAGCAAACCACGGCATCGCGATACCAGGCAAACATGGAGTTGATAGCTTCTGAGAGTTCTGCGGAGCTCGTCTTATCGATGCAGTTGGTGTCCACCCAGAGATATTCTAGGGAATCCTCAGAGGCTTGTCGACAAGCGCCGAGGATCTTGGCGAAACCCGCCTTCTGGGAAGCAAGGTTGGGATCTTTCCAGTCTTGAAATGTGACCTCGCCCTGTCCCCAGGTATGAGAGAGAATGGCGTACCTGGGGACCTGGTCTCCATGgaactcctccagctccattGTCCTCACGTTGATGAGCCGCATGGCGATGCGTGGATAGCGGCCTGAGTTTGGTGTGCCTCTAACTTATTGAGCCTGCAGTGAAAGTGTAGGAAGAGTCCAGAGGCTCTATAACGAGCTTGGCCGATGCCTCGGTGAACCTCAAACGTTGCCGGAATATTGGGTACAAAAATCCACGAGAAAGATTGCCACCAAAAATGGCTCTTCACGATGTGATTCTCGCGTTTTTTATCTTCTTTGGACGCGGAGCCATGAGGCTTAGATGGCGGGGTTTGACCCTTGCCACGAATAGGCATTGCGGATGAATGGTAATCCCTTGCCGTTCGAGGTCTCTGCATGCCTGGGTGAGTGGCACAGGGTCATTAGAAATCCAGAGCCTGATTTGAGCGCCTGATGGTTGAAAGGGAGCCTCTTGTCTTGTGGCTGGGGTGGCTTGGATCTGCGGCCACGGAGGGCTCAATTTCTTAAATCTGCTGGGGTATTTGCACTGCCCCTGGTGCAAGTATAAGGTTCCCCTCATTAGGCACTCGTGTGCAGCCCGAAATCGCTCATCTAGGACTACTTTCTTAACATCTCCCCTATCTATATTTAAAGTGAAGCGTAATTCATTCTTATTCGATATAACTTTGATATATCCTTCATGTCTTTCGGATTCTCTGTCGGCGACTTTTTAGCGGCTGGGAAGCTCATCAATGATATAGTTTCTTCCCTTCGCCATTCTTCAGCGTCATCCTATCAGGAGCTTATCGTCGAGCTTCATGGCCTTAAGCGCGCCTTGGACGAGATCGAGCATCTCGCATGTCCGCCTGACCAAGAAGCAGCGCTAAATAGCGTAAAGGTTGCGGCTCTCATGTGCCAGTACCCGCTTGACCAGTTTGCTTCAAAGCTGAAGAAGTACGAGAGGCTGGACACCCAGCTCCAGCATGGAGACAGATCAAGCAAGTCAGATAGGCTGAAGTCCTGGGGGCGGAAGGTTCAATGGGGTGTCGGCATGGAAAAGGATGTCGTGGAGCTTCGGGCATACATTGCGACTCATGTGGGCAGTCTGAATATGCGGCTCATTACTATCGGCCTGTTGGCGTCTCCATACCAGTGACAACCCGATCCTCGCTAACTATTTGCAGGTCTACAACCTTCTCGAACACGGAACAGAGTCGAACCGAAACCTCTATCTTGCAAagcaagcttgaggaggtcTGCAGCGGGGTTGTACAATCCAGGCGTGAACAAGCGCAACAGGGTTTAATAATCACCAAGGCTTCCTCCTTGCTACAGAATCTTTCCGATTTAGTATCCATGTATGTTCACCCTTTCCTTCTGTTGGAATGAGCCTTGACCAGTCTCTAGCGGTATTGGAGTTCGGCTCAAAACCCTGATCGAGCTTGCTCAGAACATATGGAAATCGAACCTTCAAATTATGGCTGTTATAACTCAGCTCCAGAGCCAACCTCCGAGGCCAGACACATCTCGAACCTGGTTCCAGGATCCTGTAAGATTCGAAGACGCGCTTGGTCGTGTCCTGCCCATTCCGTCAGAGTACGGTTGGAGTGTAGGTTGCATTTACTCACCGCACAGCTCTGGCTAATGCAATTTCATAGAAGGTACATGCAATTATAATGGACCATTTTTCGACAGGTCCCGGGAGTGACAAAGTCAAAGCTGAGGAATATCTGCTCTTCAACTCCCTGGACTCATCGCAGATACTCTTGCAGCCTCACACCGAGAGCCTGATCCCCGGGATGAGTATCACAATGGCTTTTGTCATCGGCCGATACGGCTCCACCGCTCTAGGCAACTGCCCGAGGGTTGGATGCGTATCAAGAAAGATTGAATCCAGCGACGCTGGCGGCAAATTCTGGTTAGTTCTGCAAGACTAGAGTCTATATACCCCTTGGCTAAGTTGTTCTCTACCCAGTACACTTTGCAGATGTTGGTTTAATTCTACCAACAAGAGGCTAGCCTTGCCTCTACGGCCAGAGAGACCCCCATCGAACAGAAGTACAACGGGATACATCCCACGACGTCGGCTCCGCCGAAAGAGACACGCCATTCCTATTCTCAACTCAAAAGATCCAAGCAATTTAATTGACCAactcgaggagaagcgagCATTTAAGAACATATTGATCCATTTCATGGATCTCCCAGTGACGCCGCCCATTGTAAGCTTTTGGGGGCGCGAGCAGAATTTCATCGGATTTACCAGATCCGAGTGCGGATGGGCCGAGACTCCGTCGATCATTTCAGACGTTCGAACCATTCAGACTACTTCGCCTTTCGAAGATCGAACCATTCTACCTACTTCGCCTCTCGGAGGGGAGCTCCTGTGGTGCGACGAACCTGGCTGCAAACGGTTCTTTGACCAGTCGCATAAACTGAAGTAAGTCACTATGGTTAGGTGGCCAATCAAATGTAGTCTAACCATTTCCAGGCATCATCAGCGCTACCATGCCAGGGACCACATGTGCCTCTATCCAAATTGTGTTAAAAAATTCGGAACTAGGACTCACCTCCGACGGCAGGTCGATGACCTCCGACGGCAGATCGATGACCTCCGACGGCAGATCGATGACCTCCAACGGCATATCGATGACCGCCATCAGGCGAATAAGAAGCTTTATTGTACCGTGTCCTTATGTGATTACTCCAGACAAGGAGGCAAAAGCTTCCCTCACAAGGACAACTGGAGGCGACATATGGTTAATATCCACAACGGGGAACTACGACATCCATCAGAGCCTGTGGAAGTCGGCCTGGAGATGGGAGGGATGTAGGGAATTCTTAAGCTAGTTGACCGCTCCAGATAAGAGAATGGAGGCGTGTCAGAATTTCTCACTCGGGACTCTTGTCAACATGGGCTAGGAGAAGGACACAACAAGCACGAGAGGGCACAGAACGATGGCTAAATGTGCCCCGAAAGATTCTCGAATGAATCAAAGACTTTCAATAGCAATTCGAAAAACCGCCACTACATGAATGGCCTTCGTCATTTGCCAATGTCTGCATTCCCGGTTAGTGGAGGGGTAGTCATCTGACTCAAACCATCTACCAACAGACCGACGCCCCTTTTGAACTCGTTTAGCCACTCAACGTTATCAACAGGTGTTTGGTTCCAGGGATCATCGCTTCGACATGTCAGCCCAACTCAGTGTTTCCAATCTAGAGAACTTACTCGTCGTAGAGAATCCAGCGCGCTTGATACTTTAGTTCCTCATCACTCGGTACATGACTGTTTGGATTGTTGGGCGACATGCAACTAACTACAAAGCGGGACAGTTCCCTAGTAAGCCGGCGATAGCTGTTGTTGTCGTTGAGGAAGAATGGGGTGACAGTCATCGAGTTGATGGCTGGGTTGAGATGAGAGGAATTGAATGTTGACTCGCTCATGGCGGGAGCCCAGGGGCTAGGGAACGGCTCAGCAAAAGGCTGCATGGAACCTTGGGCAGTTTCCAGGGCCGAGGTCCAGAGCAGGCTCGTTGGCAGCTGAGGAGTCTCAGACTGTTCCAAGCCTGCAATCAGGTTGGGTAGTTCAATTGGTATGGATGTTCCAAATGGAAACTGCTGAGGATCTAGCAGATGAGGACCTTCACCGGCGATTTCCCCCTCTGAGTAGAAGCGCCCTCGTTCCTTCAAAGGCCCCAGCCATTCTGTAGAATCCCAGATGAGTCTCAACAGGAATTCCATAAAGCGCTTAGATGGGTTTGGAGAAGGAGTTTCGAGACGACTGATGGCATGGCACGCTTCCTGCTGGAGGTCATGGTCAGAGAGCTGCAGTCCCAAGCTGATGTGCGTGCCGATGTACCGGCAGAGTGACCCTTCTAGTTCACAGCCCTCAAAGATATCCTTCTTGCCGTTGATCTTTAGTGGGCTCATGCGAGACTTGGTAACTTGCTTCATGGGCTGGATGCGTGCCTGTTCCGCGATGTCGTGATTCGCCATCAAAAGGTCGCGCAGCCATGACGGAGCAGAGCATGGATGGTCTTCTGAGATAGCCTCTGCTCCAAATATAATTAGACAAGCCTCATATCGCATTTTTTCGTCGGATAGATCCTCGGCGTGAGTATTATGGTAGTCTCGCATGTAATATTCCCACTCCAACTTGATCAGTTCGTAAGCGCTGCTTGGCGTGTCTGCGGGACCAGCTAGAGCCGAGAAGGGCAGAGGAGAGTTCTTCTCGTAATGGATGAGATCTAGGGTGGCATTAGCTATATGACGAGAAGTTACGATATAGAGCTCACATGGGGGTATGGCATTATCGAGCATCTCAATGACCGAAGGCTCGAACCCCCAGTCACCCGTCCAGTCTGCCATAGTACGACCGTCCTTAAAATGGGAGGCCAAGTGACCAGTCCTGCTACTCCACGACTCCATCTCAATGCCACAGAATCCACATCGGGAGTGGATGTCCTTAATCGCGGTCCTCCACGTCTCCATAGGCCACTTGATGTACTTGGCGCCGTGCACTAACTTGAGATGTTGTCGAAGATGATCCTTCCGGTAAAATGTCCTCTCTTCAAATGGCCGCTCTAAGCAGGAAGCGTTATTGTGCTTTTTTAGGTGACCCTGATCCGGGTTGGATTCACCACAGTAGACGCAAAGCACGCCCTCGTCAGGGTGCGTCTCTACTGATCCTTTGGGCGAGCAAACCCACGCCTCCAGCGATAGATGGAGCGACTTCTCGTGGCGCTCCCAGTCGTACTTGGTCTTGAATGATTCAGTGCAAAATGTGCACTGGTAACGGCCGGATGCCTGGAACCGGTTCAACCAGTTTCCCCTCTGTCGTCGATG comes from Fusarium falciforme chromosome 11, complete sequence and encodes:
- a CDS encoding HET domain-containing protein encodes the protein MRLINVRTMELEEFHGDQVPRYAILSHTWGQGEVTFQDWKDPNLASQKAGFAKILGACRQASEDSLEYLWVDTNCIDKTSSAELSEAINSMFAWYRDAVVCYAFLIDVPTIPASGLVRYEAYCQSRWFTRGWTLQELLAPRDVIFFDQNWQQIGNRSGSLGERIAAITQIEVPFITDQSTLTRASVAQKMSWLSRRATTRVEDMAYCMLGIFGINMPLLYGEGTKAFLRLQEEIVKISTDHTIFCWNWVESVPGSWTSMLAPTPAAFKFSGCYFEPKRDISSPKISPYSFTNAGLSIQLPLVSAWGYSFALLEAHHPGSSRQFAIPLRYIGELGAFRRIAFPPCPVSIESWLPGPPRKLLVRARPNPFQLELGLPTTPEFQYGLLLTTSSNVLQDLWRDSFYGDSPVPTRFPTNIMCGVVTAYPAVWRDPVVLQVLT